A genomic window from Diospyros lotus cultivar Yz01 chromosome 2, ASM1463336v1, whole genome shotgun sequence includes:
- the LOC127795831 gene encoding probable WRKY transcription factor 31, with amino-acid sequence MDKGWGLTLGSDPIGFFANKQAASFVLAPKLDMFPVNLNPTPEENRPPVGEVDFFADKNRSDDRRMDSKASSISVKKENGSDVNTGLRLLTAHTGSDQSTLEDGTSSDAENKRAKNELALLQAELVQVNEENQRLKGMLSQVGNNYSALQMHLRTLMQQQQMQQNSIADSNQEHEMAEGRSEDKTVVPRQFLDLGPSATGDTEEPSHSNSSSEERTLSGSPENHKNQEMVLFDQDKANQGDDGKRISPQSEAWLPNKLPKLDTSSKSSVDQATEATMRKARVSVRARSDAPMIADGCQWRKYGQKMAKGNPCPRAYYRCTMSVGCPVRKQVQRCAEDRTILITTYEGTHNHALPPPAMALASTTTAAATMLLSGSMPSADGVMNPNFLAKAILPSSSSMATISASAPFPTVTLDLTHNSNNPLQFQRSPAQFQAPFAASPMTAVPPHVFGQALYNQSKFSGLQVSQETKLPPPPPQPHQAQNPSLADTVSAATAAITADPHFTAALAAAISSIIGGGQPNSNNAGGSSNNTTSTTTTNTSGSNGNKMGMFPGN; translated from the exons atgGACAAGGGATGGGGGCTAACTCTGGGTTCTGATCCGATTGGATTCTTCGCCAACAAGCAAGCAGCTAGCTTTGTTTTAGCTCCCAAGTTGGACATGTTTCCCGTCAATCTTAATCCGACGCCGGAGGAGAACCGGCCGCCGGTCGGTGAGGTCGACTTCTTCGCCGATAAGAACAGGTCAGACGATCGCCGCATGGATTCCAAGGCCAGCAGCATCAGtgtcaagaaagaaaatggttCCGATGTGAAT ACTGGTTTGCGCCTTCTTACTGCTCACACTGGAAGCGATCAATCGACGTTGGAGGACGGGACGTCGTCGGACGCAGAAAATAAACGAGCAAAGAacgag CTCGCCCTATTGCAAGCCGAGCTTGTACAGGTGAATGAGGAAAATCAAAGGCTAAAAGGCATGCTCTCTCAAGTTGGCAACAATTACAGTGCTCTTCAGATGCATCTGAGAACACTGATGCAACAGCAGCAGATGCAACAGAATTCCATAGCCGACAGCAACCAAGAACACGAG ATGGCAGAAGGAAGATCAGAAGATAAGACGGTGGTGCCAAGACAGTTCCTTGACTTGGGGCCCAGCGCCACCGGCGACACGGAGGAGCCGTCTCATTCCAATTCCTCGTCAGAAGAAAGGACGCTTTCTGGATCGCCGGAGAACCACAAGAATCAAGAGATGGTTCTGTTCGATCAAGACAAGGCTAATCAGGGAGACGACGGCAAGAGGATTAGTCCGCAATCGGAAGCTTGGCTTCCCAATAAGCTTCCCAAATTAGACACATCTAGCAAGAGCAGTGTTGATCAGGCCACTGAAGCTACCATGAGAAAAGCCCGTGTCTCAGTTCGAGCTCGCTCCGATGCACCCATG ATCGCCGATGGTTGCCAATGGCGGAAGTATGGCCAGAAGATGGCCAAAGGAAATCCTTGCCCTCGAGCTTACTATAGATGCACCATGTCGGTTGGCTGTCCAGTCCGCAAACAA GTTCAAAGATGTGCGGAAGACAGAACAATTCTGATAACTACCTACGAGGGAACCCACAACCACGCTCTGCCGCCGCCCGCCATGGCGCTGGCGTCAACCACCACGGCGGCTGCAACCATGCTACTCTCAGGGTCCATGCCAAGCGCCGATGGAGTAATGAATCCGAATTTCTTGGCGAAAGCGATCCTTCCAAGCTCGTCGAGCATGGCTACAATTTCAGCTTCCGCTCCGTTTCCGACAGTAACGTTGGACCTGACCCACAATTCCAACAACCCATTGCAGTTCCAACGATCTCCTGCCCAATTCCAAGCCCCTTTCGCCGCCTCACCGATGACGGCTGTGCCGCCGCATGTCTTCGGCCAAGCCTTATATAACCAATCCAAATTCTCCGGCCTCCAGGTTTCCCAGGAAACAAAGTTGCCACCACCGCCGCCGCAACCGCATCAAGCTCAGAATCCGTCGCTGGCAGACACCGTGAGCGCGGCCACAGCCGCCATAACCGCCGATCCTCACTTCACGGCGGCTCTCGCCGCCGCGATCTCCTCCATCATCGGCGGTGGACAACCGAACAGCAACAATGCTGGCGGCAGCTCTAACAACACCacctccaccaccaccacaaaCACCAGCGGAAGCAACGGCAACAAGATGGGGATGTTCCCAGGAAACTAA